One Pseudorhodoplanes sinuspersici DNA segment encodes these proteins:
- a CDS encoding NAD-dependent succinate-semialdehyde dehydrogenase, whose product MASYDNLLADVPTDLWIGGQWRKASDNQRFDVIDPATERTVASVASATVDDAIAALDAAEAAFPAWAAKKPRERAEILRKAFELIMRDAERLAKLITVENGKALPDSRGEVAYAAEFFRWNAEEAVRNLGQMSVAPSSGARILVQHKPAGIAVLVTPWNFPAAMATRKIGPALAAGCPVVLKPASDTPLTMLALMPILEEAGVPAGVVNVIPSRSSGKVVGAMLHDPRVRVVSFTGSTEVGRVLLREAADNIVKPAMELGGNAPFLVFEDADIDAAIDGAMIAKMRNMGEACTAANRFYVHEKVHDVFAQKLTDKMNSLKIGNGLDDGVNLGPLVNKEGRDKVIELVEDAVSKGAKVLTGGKTPDGAGFFYPATVITNVPDNAKMLNEEIFGPVASIQTFKSEDEAIKRANDTEYGLVAYLYTKDIGRGMRVSEKLDFGMIGLNRGLVSDPAAPFGGMKQSGLGREGGHEGMMEFLETQYVSVSW is encoded by the coding sequence ATGGCATCATACGACAACCTCCTCGCCGATGTTCCCACCGATCTGTGGATCGGCGGCCAATGGCGCAAAGCCTCCGACAATCAGCGCTTCGATGTGATCGATCCGGCGACCGAGCGCACGGTCGCGTCTGTTGCCAGCGCGACGGTTGATGATGCCATTGCTGCACTCGACGCCGCGGAAGCCGCGTTTCCGGCCTGGGCGGCGAAGAAGCCGCGTGAGCGTGCCGAGATCCTGCGCAAGGCGTTCGAGTTGATCATGCGCGATGCCGAGCGGCTGGCCAAGCTGATCACCGTGGAAAATGGCAAGGCGCTGCCGGATTCGCGCGGCGAGGTGGCTTATGCTGCCGAATTCTTCCGCTGGAATGCAGAAGAAGCCGTGCGCAATCTCGGCCAGATGTCGGTGGCGCCATCCTCCGGCGCGCGGATCCTCGTACAGCACAAGCCGGCCGGCATCGCCGTGCTGGTGACGCCGTGGAATTTCCCGGCGGCCATGGCCACCCGCAAGATCGGCCCCGCGCTCGCGGCGGGTTGCCCTGTGGTGCTGAAGCCGGCCTCCGACACGCCCCTGACCATGCTGGCGCTGATGCCGATCCTCGAAGAGGCCGGCGTGCCGGCGGGCGTCGTCAACGTCATTCCGTCGCGCTCGTCCGGCAAAGTGGTCGGTGCGATGCTGCACGATCCGCGTGTGCGCGTGGTCTCGTTCACAGGTTCGACTGAAGTCGGCCGCGTGCTGCTGCGGGAAGCCGCCGACAACATCGTCAAGCCTGCGATGGAGCTAGGCGGCAATGCGCCATTCCTTGTATTCGAAGATGCAGATATCGATGCCGCGATCGATGGCGCGATGATCGCCAAGATGCGCAACATGGGCGAGGCCTGCACGGCGGCAAACCGTTTCTATGTGCACGAGAAAGTGCATGACGTGTTCGCGCAGAAGCTCACCGACAAGATGAATTCACTGAAGATCGGCAACGGTCTCGATGACGGCGTCAACCTCGGTCCGCTGGTCAACAAGGAAGGCCGCGACAAGGTGATTGAACTCGTCGAGGATGCGGTCTCGAAAGGCGCGAAGGTGCTGACCGGCGGAAAGACGCCGGACGGCGCCGGCTTCTTCTATCCGGCGACCGTGATCACCAATGTGCCGGACAATGCGAAGATGCTGAACGAGGAAATCTTCGGCCCGGTGGCGTCGATCCAGACCTTCAAATCGGAAGATGAAGCGATCAAACGCGCCAACGACACCGAATATGGTCTTGTCGCCTATCTCTACACGAAGGATATCGGCCGCGGCATGCGCGTGTCGGAGAAGCTCGATTTCGGCATGATCGGCCTCAATCGTGGCCTTGTCTCCGATCCGGCAGCGCCGTTTGGCGGTATGAAGCAATCGGGCCTTGGCCGCGAAGGCGGACATGAGGGCATGATGGAATTCCTCGAGACGCAATATGTCTCGGTGAGCTGGTAG
- a CDS encoding ABC transporter ATP-binding protein — protein sequence MSSLVQLQSIGKIFPNGVTALRDTSFAVGDGEFVSLLGPSGCGKSTALRIIAGLIAPSNGDVVWRAGAAPKGSSGEIGFVFQEPTLMPWASAAGNVYLPMKLAGVDKSAAMPRIREALTRVGLEAFEHAYPRELSGGMRMRVSIARALVTQPKLLLMDEPFAALDEITRFRLNNDLLHLWAAMRQTVIFVTHSVFESVYLSSRILVMTQRPGRIFADIPIDAPYPRDEAFRTSAEYAALCRKVSQALVAAMAEQAA from the coding sequence ATGTCCTCACTTGTTCAACTCCAAAGTATCGGCAAGATCTTTCCGAATGGCGTAACGGCACTGCGCGACACGTCATTCGCGGTCGGGGACGGAGAATTCGTCTCCCTGCTCGGCCCGTCTGGCTGCGGCAAGTCCACAGCCTTGCGCATCATTGCCGGCTTGATCGCGCCGTCGAACGGCGATGTCGTGTGGCGCGCCGGCGCCGCGCCGAAAGGCTCGTCCGGCGAAATCGGCTTTGTGTTCCAGGAACCGACATTGATGCCATGGGCCAGCGCCGCCGGAAATGTCTATCTGCCGATGAAGCTTGCAGGCGTCGACAAAAGCGCGGCGATGCCACGCATCCGTGAGGCCCTGACCCGCGTTGGTCTTGAGGCATTCGAACATGCCTATCCGCGCGAATTATCCGGCGGCATGAGGATGCGGGTGTCGATTGCACGTGCGCTGGTGACGCAGCCAAAGCTTCTGTTGATGGACGAACCATTCGCTGCGCTGGATGAAATCACGCGGTTTCGGCTCAACAACGATCTGCTGCATCTGTGGGCTGCGATGCGGCAGACTGTGATCTTTGTCACGCATTCGGTGTTCGAATCGGTCTATCTCTCCAGCCGCATTCTGGTGATGACACAGCGGCCCGGCCGTATTTTCGCAGACATCCCGATCGACGCGCCTTATCCGCGCGATGAAGCCTTCCGCACATCGGCGGAATATGCCGCGTTGTGCCGTAAGGTTTCGCAGGCGCTTGTTGCCGCAATGGCGGAGCAGGCTGCATGA
- a CDS encoding DMT family transporter, translating into MQSVPGHTAEDEAARLLRRHRLTGIGLMCAAVMAFACLDAIAKYLNGYMDTLQVVWARYTGGFVLAFLISNPLSRPGLMRTSRPGLQALRAAMMLGSTVMNFMAFRYLQLDQALSILFSTPFLVAILAGPILGEWIGWRRWVAILVGFAGVLLVTRPGVGGMHWAAIYSVGSALFYSLYIVLTRVLSRTDPSDTTLFYANILGAAAMLPVLPFVWSTPDDPWVIFLMVVFGAFGSLGHYLLIVAHRLAPASILAPFMYTQLVWATAFGYFVFRDVPNSWTLAGASVVVASGLYLLHRERVRGGA; encoded by the coding sequence ATGCAATCAGTTCCGGGTCACACTGCAGAAGACGAGGCCGCTCGTCTCCTTCGCCGCCATCGATTGACGGGCATCGGCCTCATGTGCGCCGCGGTGATGGCCTTTGCGTGCCTTGACGCCATAGCGAAGTATCTCAACGGCTATATGGACACGTTGCAGGTCGTCTGGGCCCGCTATACCGGCGGGTTCGTCCTGGCATTTCTCATTTCCAATCCACTTTCGCGGCCGGGCTTGATGCGCACCAGCCGGCCGGGTCTGCAAGCCTTGCGCGCGGCCATGATGCTCGGCTCCACCGTCATGAATTTCATGGCGTTCCGGTATTTGCAGCTCGACCAAGCCTTGTCGATCCTGTTCTCGACGCCGTTTCTGGTCGCAATCCTCGCCGGTCCGATCCTCGGTGAATGGATCGGGTGGCGTCGCTGGGTCGCAATCCTGGTCGGCTTCGCCGGAGTGCTGCTCGTCACACGTCCGGGCGTCGGTGGCATGCATTGGGCCGCTATTTACTCTGTCGGAAGCGCACTCTTCTATTCGCTGTACATTGTCCTGACGCGCGTTCTGTCGCGAACCGATCCAAGCGACACCACGTTGTTCTATGCGAACATACTGGGTGCAGCGGCAATGCTCCCGGTGCTACCTTTTGTGTGGTCAACGCCGGACGATCCGTGGGTGATTTTCCTGATGGTCGTGTTCGGAGCCTTCGGCAGCCTTGGACATTACCTTCTGATCGTTGCACATCGCCTTGCGCCAGCGTCGATCCTCGCACCGTTCATGTACACGCAACTCGTGTGGGCAACGGCGTTCGGCTATTTCGTGTTTCGTGATGTTCCGAACAGCTGGACCCTGGCCGGCGCATCTGTCGTGGTCGCCTCCGGCCTCTACCTTTTGCATCGTGAAAGAGTGCGCGGCGGCGCGTGA
- a CDS encoding methyltransferase family protein, whose translation MQIHTVQTIRKIVLYALVVLGVFIFAVTTSVHPGGGTVHEMIEWAGIVLIVTCILGRTWASLYIGGRKIEEFVQTGPYSVTRNPLYFFSFLGAAGVGAQVGSIVLGLICALLAYVVFYVVVRREEDVLSARYGKSYSEYLVRVPRFIPNPSLWHDEPTLTIRPPRVLMTFADALVFLLAVPIAELFEYLQNGGIIPVLLKLP comes from the coding sequence ATGCAAATTCATACTGTTCAGACGATCCGCAAGATCGTCCTTTACGCCTTGGTCGTCCTTGGCGTCTTCATTTTTGCCGTCACGACCTCAGTTCATCCTGGCGGCGGCACGGTGCATGAGATGATCGAATGGGCGGGCATCGTCCTGATCGTTACCTGCATCCTTGGGCGCACATGGGCATCGCTTTATATCGGCGGCCGCAAGATCGAGGAATTCGTGCAGACCGGCCCTTATTCGGTCACGCGCAATCCGCTTTATTTCTTTTCCTTTCTCGGCGCTGCGGGCGTGGGTGCGCAAGTCGGCAGCATCGTGCTGGGACTGATCTGCGCCTTGCTCGCTTATGTGGTTTTCTACGTCGTGGTGCGGCGGGAGGAGGACGTGCTGAGCGCACGCTATGGCAAGTCCTACAGCGAGTATTTGGTCCGCGTTCCGCGGTTCATTCCCAATCCATCGCTCTGGCACGACGAACCAACCCTCACCATCCGCCCGCCGCGTGTGTTGATGACTTTTGCCGATGCGCTGGTTTTTCTGCTGGCGGTGCCGATCGCCGAGCTGTTCGAATATCTTCAGAACGGCGGCATTATTCCGGTGCTGCTGAAGTTGCCCTAA
- a CDS encoding MarR family winged helix-turn-helix transcriptional regulator — protein sequence MHKNQAADALDVFAEEWSQARPDLDFAYLATVGRILRVSAHLREAMDQWLEPFGITWEMFDLLASLQRSGADGGLRPTDLYEACMLSSGATTNRIDRAEKLNYAVRKPDPADGRAVRIALTKRGANLAHKAMTKHAACAGEISNRLTAAEQKQLARLLRKMLLSLETDRDAVKPQKQKPPSKRDAARSIAELGQP from the coding sequence ATGCACAAAAACCAAGCCGCGGATGCCCTCGATGTGTTCGCCGAGGAATGGTCGCAGGCGCGTCCCGATCTCGATTTTGCTTACCTTGCGACTGTCGGTCGCATCCTGCGCGTGTCGGCGCATCTGCGCGAAGCCATGGATCAATGGCTCGAGCCGTTCGGCATCACCTGGGAAATGTTCGACCTTTTGGCATCGCTGCAGCGATCGGGCGCCGACGGCGGCCTGCGGCCGACCGATCTCTATGAGGCTTGCATGCTGTCGTCCGGCGCAACAACCAACCGAATCGATCGCGCCGAAAAGCTGAATTATGCGGTGCGCAAGCCCGATCCGGCGGATGGCCGCGCGGTGCGCATTGCATTGACGAAGCGCGGCGCAAATCTCGCGCACAAGGCGATGACGAAACATGCCGCCTGCGCCGGCGAGATTTCAAATCGACTGACCGCTGCCGAACAGAAGCAGCTTGCCAGGCTGCTCCGCAAGATGCTGCTGTCGCTCGAAACGGACCGCGACGCTGTGAAGCCGCAAAAGCAAAAGCCACCATCGAAGCGCGATGCTGCGCGCAGTATCGCTGAATTGGGGCAGCCGTGA
- a CDS encoding ABC transporter permease: MNAPASSRVRQTQERTRRERMLRILLPFVAMAIGVSIWDLVVRLNDIQPYVLPSPGLVLETLVRDWSLLWSSLLVTLTITLEALILAFVGGVGLAILFNRSRVFEYSFYPYAVILQVTPVVAIAPLLLIYLPQQAAVLACAWIVAFFPVLANTTLGLHSVDRNLSELFQLYGASRWQMLRDLKLPAALPYMLGGLKIAGGLSLIGAVVAEIAAGSAGAGSGLAYRIAESGYRLNIPRMFAALILLSITGIVIFALLSLVSHLILRRWHDSAAQES; encoded by the coding sequence ATGAATGCGCCCGCTTCTTCGCGCGTCAGACAAACGCAGGAACGCACCCGGCGCGAACGCATGCTTCGTATCCTCTTGCCGTTCGTTGCGATGGCGATCGGCGTGTCGATTTGGGATCTGGTCGTCCGTCTCAATGACATTCAACCTTACGTGCTGCCCTCACCCGGTCTCGTATTGGAGACATTGGTGCGCGACTGGTCTCTACTCTGGTCGTCGCTGCTGGTGACGCTGACCATCACATTAGAAGCGTTGATATTGGCTTTTGTTGGCGGCGTTGGATTGGCGATCCTGTTTAATCGCTCGCGCGTGTTCGAATATTCGTTCTATCCCTATGCGGTGATCCTGCAGGTGACGCCTGTTGTGGCGATCGCACCCCTGCTGCTGATTTATCTGCCTCAACAGGCGGCGGTGCTGGCCTGTGCCTGGATCGTGGCATTCTTTCCCGTACTGGCGAACACGACATTGGGGCTGCATTCAGTCGACCGGAATTTGAGCGAGCTGTTCCAGCTTTATGGGGCAAGCCGCTGGCAGATGCTGCGCGATCTGAAGCTGCCAGCGGCTTTGCCCTACATGCTGGGCGGATTGAAAATTGCCGGCGGCCTGTCGCTCATTGGCGCGGTGGTGGCCGAGATCGCCGCAGGTTCGGCGGGCGCGGGTTCAGGGCTGGCTTATCGTATCGCCGAGTCGGGTTATCGCCTCAATATTCCGCGCATGTTCGCGGCGCTGATCCTGTTGTCGATCACCGGCATTGTCATCTTCGCCCTGCTGTCGCTCGTCTCGCATCTCATCTTGCGGCGCTGGCATGACAGTGCAGCGCAGGAGAGTTGA
- a CDS encoding AprI/Inh family metalloprotease inhibitor — protein MRLATLLLALFATSAPAFAQAPSEAAKNMVGTWEMSNSERDKLCNLTFRTDPAKGGFKVEFDPTCTDAIPLLKGVEAWTLNNETLHLIDGRGRAVFEMSEVEVGMFEGERKDEGLYFLQTAASAAVFTPKRSVEQMAGEWSMTKGEKPVCNLTLTDRQTKGFDEFVLSVQSPCDPTMTRLNPNVWRLDRGELILASPNGQVWRFEEREPSKWRRVPEGADAIGLVKK, from the coding sequence ATGCGGCTTGCGACGCTTCTTCTCGCACTTTTCGCGACATCGGCCCCAGCATTCGCACAAGCACCCAGCGAAGCCGCCAAGAATATGGTCGGCACGTGGGAGATGTCGAATTCCGAACGTGACAAGCTTTGCAATCTCACCTTCAGAACCGATCCAGCGAAAGGCGGCTTCAAAGTCGAGTTTGATCCGACATGTACCGACGCCATTCCGCTGCTGAAGGGGGTCGAAGCGTGGACACTCAATAACGAGACCCTGCACCTGATCGACGGACGCGGCCGCGCTGTGTTTGAAATGTCCGAAGTCGAAGTCGGCATGTTCGAAGGCGAACGCAAGGATGAGGGACTCTATTTCCTGCAGACCGCCGCCTCGGCCGCAGTCTTCACACCGAAGCGCTCAGTCGAGCAGATGGCCGGGGAATGGAGCATGACCAAAGGCGAAAAGCCGGTCTGCAATCTCACACTCACCGACAGGCAAACAAAGGGGTTCGACGAGTTTGTCCTGTCGGTGCAGTCGCCCTGCGATCCGACAATGACGAGGCTCAATCCCAATGTCTGGCGGCTGGATCGCGGCGAACTTATCCTTGCTTCCCCAAATGGCCAGGTCTGGCGCTTCGAGGAACGCGAGCCATCAAAATGGCGCCGGGTTCCGGAGGGAGCCGATGCTATCGGGCTGGTGAAGAAGTGA
- a CDS encoding 2-hydroxyacid dehydrogenase, with amino-acid sequence MAKPTIVGGIEPFGTLHKLIEAKDPEAFIADIAPRIRGVAIAYTANKLDGAFMSRFPKLEIVSSFGVGYDHVDAKWAGEHGIVVTNTPDVLNEEVADTAIGLLLSTIRELPQAERYLRAGKWLEQGYPLSKATLRERTVGIVGMGRIGKAIGRRLEAFGVDVVYHSRNPQPGVSYKYYPKLLDMAHDVDTLMVIVPGGAATKNLINAEVLKALGPDGILINMARGSVVDEPALIKALQDRTIMSAGLDVFVNEPHVPKELIEMEHIVLFPHLGSASAATRKAMDQLVVDNLQAWFSGKPPLTPVPETPYPPKKQA; translated from the coding sequence ATGGCCAAACCGACGATCGTCGGAGGCATCGAGCCGTTCGGAACCCTCCATAAGCTGATTGAGGCGAAAGATCCGGAAGCCTTCATCGCCGACATTGCACCGCGCATCCGCGGCGTTGCCATTGCCTACACGGCGAACAAGCTTGACGGCGCTTTCATGTCACGCTTCCCGAAACTTGAGATCGTCTCGAGCTTCGGCGTCGGCTACGATCATGTCGATGCCAAATGGGCGGGCGAACATGGCATCGTTGTCACGAATACGCCCGATGTCCTGAACGAAGAAGTCGCGGACACGGCGATCGGCCTTCTCCTATCGACTATCCGAGAACTCCCGCAGGCCGAACGTTATCTGCGCGCCGGCAAATGGCTCGAACAAGGTTATCCCTTGTCGAAAGCCACGCTGCGCGAGCGCACGGTGGGCATCGTCGGCATGGGCCGCATTGGCAAGGCTATTGGACGTCGCCTGGAAGCCTTCGGCGTCGACGTCGTTTATCACTCACGCAATCCGCAACCAGGCGTCTCTTACAAATATTATCCGAAGCTGCTCGACATGGCGCATGATGTCGACACGCTGATGGTCATTGTGCCGGGCGGCGCCGCGACGAAAAACCTGATCAATGCCGAGGTGCTAAAAGCACTTGGACCGGACGGTATCCTGATCAACATGGCCCGCGGCTCGGTGGTCGACGAACCGGCACTGATCAAGGCGCTGCAGGACCGCACCATCATGTCGGCTGGCCTCGATGTGTTCGTCAACGAGCCGCATGTGCCGAAAGAACTGATCGAGATGGAGCATATCGTGCTGTTCCCGCATCTTGGTTCGGCCTCGGCCGCGACCCGCAAGGCTATGGATCAGCTCGTGGTCGATAACTTGCAGGCGTGGTTTTCCGGTAAGCCGCCACTGACACCCGTGCCGGAAACGCCTTACCCGCCAAAAAAACAGGCCTGA
- the chrA gene encoding chromate efflux transporter: MTAAEQTAPGIVPTPSFSEALRVWFKIGCLSFGGPAGQIAMMHRIAVDEKKWIDEPRFLHALNFSMLLPGPEATQLATYIGWLLHGVRGGLVAGILFVLPGALFMLGLSLLYALGRGFPVIDGALFGIKAAVLVIVVEALIRIGRRALKTQFLVMLAALGFIGIFFFDLPFPLIVIVSALVGYVVARRSPAMLGLSVETEATPAPVAGRWRQSLVAIVVGLVLWWAPVALALVLLGQHHVLVGIGTFFSKLAVVSFGGAYALMAYMAQQVVETNGWMTAAEMVDGLGLAETTPGPLILVTQFVGFLAAFRDAAPFTPLTAGLLGAAMTTWVIFVPSMLWIFAGASYVEQLRSNKALSGALAAITAAVVGVILNLSLWFALHVLFGKVQEMHSWIVRWYAVDVSTLDVAAAGLAIIAGLLAFVFHFGLISTIVVMAVLGVAVKMLL, from the coding sequence ATGACGGCAGCAGAGCAAACGGCGCCGGGCATAGTTCCGACGCCAAGTTTTTCCGAAGCCTTGCGCGTGTGGTTCAAGATCGGCTGCCTCTCCTTCGGTGGCCCGGCCGGGCAAATCGCGATGATGCATCGGATCGCTGTCGACGAGAAAAAGTGGATCGACGAACCACGCTTTCTGCATGCGCTGAATTTCAGCATGTTGCTGCCGGGGCCGGAGGCGACGCAGCTCGCGACGTATATCGGCTGGCTGCTGCATGGAGTGCGGGGCGGGCTTGTTGCCGGCATCCTGTTCGTGCTGCCCGGCGCGCTGTTTATGCTGGGTTTGAGCCTGCTTTATGCGCTGGGACGCGGTTTTCCGGTCATTGACGGCGCGCTGTTCGGCATCAAGGCAGCGGTGCTTGTCATCGTCGTAGAAGCCCTGATCCGCATCGGCAGAAGAGCGCTGAAGACGCAGTTCCTGGTGATGCTCGCGGCTTTAGGTTTCATCGGGATCTTCTTCTTCGATCTGCCATTCCCGCTGATCGTGATCGTCTCGGCGCTGGTCGGCTATGTCGTCGCCCGCCGCTCGCCGGCGATGTTGGGCCTGTCGGTTGAGACCGAGGCGACGCCGGCCCCGGTGGCAGGCCGCTGGCGGCAATCGCTCGTGGCGATTGTGGTCGGTCTTGTTCTGTGGTGGGCGCCGGTGGCGCTCGCACTCGTCCTGCTCGGCCAGCATCACGTGCTGGTCGGCATTGGCACGTTCTTCTCCAAGCTCGCGGTGGTGAGCTTTGGGGGCGCCTACGCCCTGATGGCCTATATGGCGCAGCAGGTGGTGGAAACGAATGGCTGGATGACGGCTGCGGAAATGGTCGATGGCCTCGGCCTCGCCGAAACGACGCCCGGCCCGCTGATCCTTGTCACGCAGTTCGTCGGTTTCCTCGCCGCCTTCCGCGACGCGGCGCCCTTCACGCCACTGACCGCCGGTCTGCTCGGCGCGGCGATGACGACATGGGTGATCTTCGTGCCGTCGATGCTGTGGATCTTTGCCGGCGCATCTTACGTCGAACAATTGCGCAGCAACAAAGCCTTGTCCGGCGCGCTTGCGGCGATCACTGCAGCGGTCGTCGGCGTGATCCTCAACCTGTCGCTCTGGTTTGCGCTTCATGTCCTGTTCGGCAAGGTGCAGGAGATGCACAGCTGGATCGTGCGCTGGTATGCGGTCGATGTTTCGACGCTGGATGTTGCCGCAGCCGGATTGGCGATCATCGCCGGGCTGCTCGCCTTTGTCTTTCACTTTGGTCTGATCTCGACCATTGTGGTGATGGCGGTACTGGGCGTTGCCGTGAAGATGTTGCTGTAG
- the radC gene encoding RadC family protein has product MEHGTKDGSNGGGRKAGLEEAEPHYHGHRERLRARFREAGADAVADYELLELVLFRAIPQRDVKPLAKQLIEKFGSFAETIAAPETRLKEIKGIGDAVITEIKIVHAAASRIAKGQVKARTVLSSWSAVLDYCRTVMAFAEKEQLRILFLDKRNQLIADELQQTGTVDHTPVYPREVVKRALELSATAIILVHNHPSGDPTPSRADIQMTQSIQDIAKPLGISVHDHIIVGKDGHASFKGLRLI; this is encoded by the coding sequence ATGGAGCATGGGACCAAGGACGGCAGCAACGGCGGTGGGCGGAAAGCCGGCCTTGAAGAGGCCGAACCGCATTACCATGGGCATCGCGAAAGACTGAGGGCGCGTTTTCGTGAAGCCGGTGCCGATGCTGTCGCCGATTATGAACTGCTCGAACTTGTGTTGTTCCGTGCCATCCCCCAGCGTGACGTCAAACCGCTCGCCAAGCAGTTGATCGAAAAATTTGGCTCGTTTGCGGAGACGATTGCTGCACCGGAAACGCGCCTGAAAGAGATCAAGGGCATAGGCGATGCCGTGATCACCGAGATCAAGATCGTGCACGCGGCCGCCAGCCGCATCGCCAAGGGGCAGGTGAAAGCGCGGACCGTACTGTCATCCTGGTCGGCTGTGCTGGATTATTGTCGCACCGTGATGGCTTTCGCCGAAAAGGAACAGCTCCGCATCCTGTTTCTCGACAAGCGAAATCAGCTCATTGCCGATGAGTTGCAGCAGACCGGCACGGTGGATCACACCCCGGTCTATCCGCGCGAGGTCGTGAAACGTGCGCTTGAACTGTCGGCGACTGCGATCATTCTCGTGCACAATCATCCGTCCGGCGATCCGACGCCGTCACGCGCGGATATCCAGATGACACAGTCGATACAGGACATTGCCAAGCCGCTCGGCATTTCCGTGCATGACCACATCATCGTCGGCAAGGACGGGCATGCCAGCTTCAAGGGGTTGCGACTGATCTAA
- a CDS encoding LysE family translocator encodes MTQFAFLSFAMVLLVAVISPGPAVAAIIARVMARGTDGIVAFCAGLVLGDLIWLCCAMFGLAALAALFQPVFLIVKYCGAAYLLYLAWKLWTGAGAPVAAEPVRGQGRQLFGAALLLSMGNPKMMLFYLALLPTLIDLTQLTLTDMAELAVIVALVVSIVLTGYVVLAAQARRLFTRPRAVQTVNRTASVAMAGAAAAIIARN; translated from the coding sequence ATGACCCAGTTCGCGTTTCTCAGCTTCGCCATGGTCCTTCTGGTGGCGGTCATCTCACCGGGTCCAGCCGTCGCCGCGATCATTGCACGGGTGATGGCGCGCGGTACTGACGGCATCGTGGCCTTCTGCGCAGGCCTCGTGCTCGGCGATCTGATCTGGCTGTGCTGCGCGATGTTCGGCCTTGCCGCACTCGCGGCATTGTTTCAGCCGGTGTTCCTGATCGTCAAATATTGCGGCGCGGCTTATCTCCTCTATCTCGCGTGGAAATTATGGACCGGCGCCGGTGCGCCGGTCGCGGCCGAGCCGGTGCGCGGACAGGGGCGGCAACTCTTCGGCGCAGCATTGCTGCTGTCGATGGGCAATCCCAAGATGATGCTGTTTTATCTTGCACTGTTGCCGACGTTGATCGACCTAACGCAATTGACATTGACCGACATGGCCGAGCTCGCAGTCATTGTCGCACTGGTGGTCAGCATCGTGTTGACCGGTTACGTGGTGCTGGCGGCGCAAGCGCGCCGACTATTCACCAGACCGCGTGCCGTACAGACAGTCAATCGCACCGCCAGCGTGGCGATGGCTGGCGCGGCGGCAGCGATCATCGCGCGGAATTGA
- a CDS encoding chromate resistance protein ChrB domain-containing protein, with the protein MSMTFSIGPAKLWRKIGTAPAPVIVDVRRPEDIEASNGLLPGSAARDPRDAETWTFERSTGPIVIVCEQGHERSQMAAAHLRARGLDACVLEGGYEAWRAATLPMIDRATALRIAPTSPSLWVTRRRPKIDRVACPWLIKRFIDPQARFLFVDPPNVPAVARESGAIPFDIEGVELSHEGERCSFDTMLKLFGLKNEPSLARLALIVRGADTARPDLAAEAVGLHAVSLGLSALSGDDDHGLLRHGFVVYDALFAWLRYAADERHNWPAKAA; encoded by the coding sequence ATGTCTATGACTTTTTCAATCGGCCCAGCGAAGCTCTGGCGTAAGATTGGTACAGCACCCGCACCGGTCATCGTCGATGTGCGACGGCCCGAAGACATCGAAGCATCAAACGGTCTCCTACCAGGCTCGGCGGCCCGCGATCCGCGTGATGCAGAGACGTGGACGTTCGAACGCAGTACCGGACCCATCGTCATCGTGTGCGAACAGGGGCACGAACGCAGTCAGATGGCAGCGGCACACCTGCGTGCGCGCGGCCTGGATGCGTGCGTGCTGGAGGGCGGCTACGAGGCGTGGCGTGCGGCGACACTGCCTATGATCGATCGCGCCACGGCTTTGAGGATCGCACCGACGTCACCGAGCCTTTGGGTGACGCGGCGGCGCCCCAAAATTGATCGCGTCGCATGTCCATGGCTGATTAAGCGCTTCATCGATCCGCAAGCGCGCTTTTTGTTCGTCGACCCGCCAAATGTGCCGGCGGTGGCCCGTGAATCCGGCGCTATTCCCTTCGATATTGAAGGGGTCGAGCTTTCGCATGAAGGGGAGCGTTGTTCGTTCGACACCATGCTCAAGCTGTTCGGTCTCAAAAATGAACCGTCGCTCGCTCGGCTCGCGCTGATCGTTCGCGGCGCGGATACGGCACGCCCGGATCTCGCTGCCGAAGCGGTCGGCCTGCACGCAGTGTCGCTTGGCCTGTCAGCTTTGTCCGGTGACGACGATCACGGGCTGCTCAGGCATGGCTTCGTCGTCTACGATGCCTTGTTCGCCTGGCTGCGATACGCGGCAGACGAACGTCACAATTGGCCAGCGAAGGCAGCCTGA